A region of Candidatus Binatia bacterium DNA encodes the following proteins:
- a CDS encoding thiazole synthase — translation MNDAFKLGTHEFSSRLIVGTGKYPSMEVMRAAHAASGAEMITVAIRRINLDNADGKTLLDYIDRDRYTILPNTAGCYSADEAVLTAQLARELLGTGLIKLEVIGDPQTLHPDAHETIVAAKRLVDDGFTVLPYIGDDPIACRQLEAVGCAAVMPLAAPIGSGLGVCNPYSIRIIKERATVPVIVDAGVGTASDAAIAMELGVDALLMNTGIACARDPVLMASAMQHAVVAGHQAFLAGRMAKRLYANASSPMQDLIETQ, via the coding sequence GTGAACGACGCGTTCAAACTCGGCACGCACGAGTTCTCGTCGCGGCTGATCGTCGGGACCGGCAAGTATCCCTCGATGGAGGTCATGCGCGCCGCGCACGCCGCGAGCGGCGCGGAGATGATCACCGTCGCGATCCGCCGCATCAACCTCGACAATGCCGACGGCAAGACGCTGCTCGACTACATCGACCGCGACCGCTACACGATTCTGCCGAACACCGCCGGATGCTACTCGGCCGACGAGGCCGTGCTGACGGCGCAACTGGCCCGCGAACTGCTCGGCACCGGCCTAATTAAGCTCGAAGTGATCGGCGATCCGCAGACCCTCCACCCCGACGCGCACGAAACGATCGTCGCAGCGAAGAGACTCGTCGACGACGGCTTCACCGTGCTGCCGTACATCGGCGACGACCCGATCGCGTGCAGGCAGCTCGAGGCGGTTGGCTGCGCCGCGGTCATGCCGCTCGCCGCGCCGATCGGCAGCGGACTCGGCGTCTGCAACCCGTACTCGATACGCATCATCAAGGAGCGCGCGACGGTTCCGGTGATCGTGGATGCGGGCGTCGGCACGGCCTCGGACGCCGCGATCGCGATGGAGCTCGGCGTCGACGCGCTCTTGATGAACACGGGAATCGCCTGCGCGCGGGATCCGGTGCTAATGGCCTCGGCGATGCAGCACGCCGTCGTCGCCGGCCACCAAGCCTTTCTCGCAGGGCGCATGGCGAAGCGGCTTTACGCCAACGCGTCGAGCCCGATGCAGGACCTCATCGAAACGCAGTAG
- the thiS gene encoding sulfur carrier protein ThiS: MKATINGRVHDLPDELTVATLLELLGSQRGGVAVARNDRVVRRDEYDSHRLCDGDRLEIIEAVAGG, encoded by the coding sequence GTGAAGGCGACGATCAACGGACGAGTGCACGACCTGCCCGATGAGCTGACGGTCGCAACGCTGCTCGAGCTGCTCGGTTCGCAGCGCGGCGGCGTCGCGGTCGCGCGCAACGATCGCGTCGTGCGGCGCGACGAGTACGACTCGCACCGTTTGTGCGACGGCGACCGGCTCGAGATCATCGAAGCGGTTGCGGGGGGATAG
- the thiO gene encoding glycine oxidase ThiO encodes MRDSRGDVIVAGAGLIGLSIAFELAQRGASVRVFDRGEPARAASWAGAGILAPYTERIEDEDLLALCAASLAEYPAFVERVFTQSGIDAHLRLDGVLYAAFDDEQLETLRRHTGALRDRGVECELLDRAAVLAAEPWLGARAIGGLLKSAEGHVDNRRLGRALVAACAASGVVVERVAELRAECDRRRALGVATPLGFVAAGAIVNACGAWASSLEGVPDACRVPVEPVKGQMVALSVPAGFVRRATWVPGAYLVPRDDGRLLIGATVESAGFDERVTAEGVAGLLRAALAAAPALSSFTPTESWAGLRPGTPDGLPFLGATPLEGYFVASGHYRNGILLAPATARLIADAVETGEAPALEPFSLARLGTEAAAERRITHA; translated from the coding sequence ATGCGGGATAGCAGAGGCGACGTCATCGTCGCCGGCGCGGGACTGATCGGCCTTTCGATTGCGTTTGAGTTGGCGCAGCGGGGTGCGAGCGTGCGCGTCTTCGATCGCGGCGAACCCGCCCGGGCCGCGTCGTGGGCCGGCGCGGGCATCTTGGCGCCGTACACCGAGCGGATCGAAGACGAAGACCTGCTCGCGCTCTGCGCCGCATCGCTGGCCGAGTATCCCGCCTTCGTCGAGCGCGTCTTCACGCAGAGCGGCATAGATGCGCACCTGCGTCTCGACGGCGTGCTCTACGCGGCGTTCGACGACGAGCAGCTCGAGACGCTGCGGCGGCACACCGGCGCGCTGCGCGATCGCGGCGTCGAGTGCGAGCTGCTCGATCGCGCCGCCGTGCTCGCGGCGGAGCCGTGGCTCGGGGCGCGCGCGATCGGCGGCCTGCTCAAGAGCGCAGAAGGCCACGTTGATAACCGCCGCCTCGGTCGCGCGCTCGTCGCCGCCTGCGCCGCGTCGGGCGTCGTCGTCGAGCGCGTCGCGGAGCTGCGGGCGGAGTGCGATCGGCGACGCGCGCTCGGTGTGGCGACGCCGCTCGGCTTCGTCGCGGCGGGTGCGATCGTCAACGCGTGCGGCGCGTGGGCGTCGTCGCTCGAGGGCGTCCCCGACGCGTGCCGCGTGCCGGTCGAGCCGGTGAAGGGCCAGATGGTCGCGCTCTCCGTTCCGGCCGGCTTCGTTCGCCGCGCGACGTGGGTGCCGGGCGCCTATCTCGTTCCGCGCGACGACGGCCGCCTGCTCATCGGCGCGACCGTCGAGTCGGCAGGCTTCGACGAGCGCGTCACCGCCGAAGGCGTGGCCGGCCTGCTGCGCGCGGCCCTCGCCGCAGCGCCGGCGCTCTCGAGCTTCACGCCGACCGAGAGCTGGGCCGGCCTGCGCCCCGGAACCCCCGACGGTCTGCCGTTCCTCGGCGCCACGCCGCTCGAAGGCTACTTCGTCGCGAGCGGCCACTATCGCAACGGGATCCTGCTCGCGCCGGCGACGGCGCGCCTGATCGCCGATGCAGTCGAGACCGGCGAGGCGCCGGCGCTCGAACCATTTTCGCTCGCACGCCTCGGCACGGAAGCGGCGGCGGAGAGACGAATCACCCACGCGTGA
- a CDS encoding type II toxin-antitoxin system Phd/YefM family antitoxin, with amino-acid sequence MPNRTVRNPTNELRPWNLHDAKARLSELVDRCLAGEPQVILRRGQPAVVVLPFSEYERRTGPRESLLSFFQRSPLGDAGLKIERAKDSIQTLRDVEL; translated from the coding sequence ATGCCAAACCGCACCGTTCGAAATCCGACGAACGAGCTGCGCCCGTGGAATCTCCACGACGCGAAGGCTCGTCTCTCCGAGCTCGTGGATCGTTGTCTCGCCGGCGAGCCGCAGGTGATTTTGCGACGCGGCCAGCCCGCGGTGGTGGTTCTCCCGTTTTCGGAGTACGAGCGGCGGACCGGGCCGCGTGAATCGTTGCTTTCCTTCTTTCAGCGATCGCCTCTGGGCGACGCGGGCCTAAAAATCGAGCGAGCGAAAGATTCGATTCAAACGCTGCGCGACGTCGAGCTATGA
- a CDS encoding type II toxin-antitoxin system VapC family toxin, producing MTGYLLDTMTIFEGAKARPHRGLAAWLSTVEESSTYVSALTIGELQKGIALLERGSARRAALERWLTFDLISRFGRRILAFDTDVARHWGTMIARALERGVSLSIVDSQIAATASLYGLHVVTRNARHFAPTGIATFDPWAGS from the coding sequence ATGACCGGCTATCTCTTGGATACGATGACGATTTTCGAGGGCGCGAAGGCTCGGCCGCACCGCGGATTAGCCGCGTGGTTGAGCACGGTCGAGGAGAGCTCGACGTACGTTAGCGCGCTAACGATCGGGGAGCTGCAAAAGGGGATCGCGCTGCTCGAACGCGGTTCGGCGCGACGCGCGGCGCTGGAGCGGTGGCTTACATTCGATCTCATCAGCCGCTTCGGCCGGCGAATCCTCGCATTCGATACGGACGTCGCGCGCCATTGGGGCACGATGATCGCGCGAGCGTTGGAACGCGGCGTAAGCCTTTCGATCGTCGATTCGCAGATCGCAGCCACCGCGTCGCTCTACGGTTTACACGTCGTTACGCGAAACGCCCGGCATTTCGCTCCAACGGGCATTGCGACGTTCGATCCGTGGGCGGGATCTTGA
- a CDS encoding electron transfer flavoprotein-ubiquinone oxidoreductase, with amino-acid sequence MPERDRLEVDVLFVGAGPAGLAGAIRLGQLAQAAGRALEILVIEKGGEIGNHGISGAVMDPRALDELLPEWRASAPVESPVTRDELWYLTPRGKIKAPFTPPPLQNHGKYVTSLQKLSKWLGDAAEAAGAQVFPAFPGQELLWYENRVIGVRTGDKGLDHNGAPKSNYEPGADILAKVVVLAEGPRGTLAKQAGSRLGLADGREPQVYAAGVKELWQLPDDRFKAGSVIHTLGYPLPPETFGGGFIYGMGGNVLDIGMVTGLDYKNPTTDPHNELQRMKEHPVVAKMLEGGTLVRYGAKAIPEGGLFAMPRPYADGLLIVGDSAGFLNGMRLKGIHLGMKSGMLAAETIWDALQAGSFDAATLSSFERRFKKSWAYKELRTARNFHQGFSKGLLSGLLNAGLATFTGGAGFGFIEKLPSEPGYERMAKMGWEPPLTPRAKIDNVLTFDKLTDVYNSGTMHEENQPCHLIVADTDICRDRCTSEYGNPCRYFCPAAVYEPLFERADGGFTGRLQINFTNCVHCKTCDIADPYQIITWVPPQGGEGPVYTGM; translated from the coding sequence ATGCCCGAGCGCGATCGTCTCGAAGTAGACGTCCTCTTCGTCGGCGCCGGCCCGGCCGGCCTGGCGGGGGCCATTCGGCTCGGCCAGCTCGCGCAGGCCGCCGGCCGCGCGCTCGAGATTCTCGTCATCGAAAAAGGCGGCGAGATCGGGAATCACGGGATCTCCGGAGCGGTGATGGATCCGCGCGCGCTCGACGAGTTGCTGCCGGAGTGGCGCGCGAGCGCGCCGGTCGAGTCGCCGGTCACGCGCGACGAGCTTTGGTATCTGACGCCGCGCGGCAAGATCAAGGCGCCGTTCACGCCGCCGCCGCTGCAGAACCACGGCAAGTACGTCACGTCGCTGCAGAAGCTCTCGAAGTGGCTCGGCGACGCCGCCGAGGCCGCCGGGGCGCAAGTCTTTCCGGCATTTCCGGGCCAGGAGCTGCTCTGGTACGAAAATCGCGTCATCGGCGTGCGCACCGGCGACAAGGGACTCGATCACAACGGCGCGCCGAAATCGAACTACGAGCCCGGCGCCGACATCCTGGCGAAGGTCGTCGTGCTGGCCGAAGGGCCGCGCGGAACGTTGGCAAAGCAGGCCGGCTCGCGGCTCGGCCTCGCCGACGGACGCGAGCCGCAAGTCTACGCTGCGGGCGTCAAAGAACTCTGGCAGCTTCCCGACGATCGCTTCAAGGCGGGTAGCGTCATTCACACGCTCGGCTATCCGCTGCCGCCCGAGACCTTCGGCGGCGGCTTCATCTACGGCATGGGCGGCAACGTGCTCGACATCGGCATGGTCACCGGCCTCGACTATAAGAATCCGACGACCGACCCGCACAACGAACTGCAGCGCATGAAAGAGCATCCGGTCGTCGCAAAGATGCTCGAAGGCGGAACGCTCGTGCGCTACGGCGCGAAGGCAATTCCCGAGGGCGGTCTCTTCGCGATGCCGCGCCCATACGCCGACGGGCTGTTGATCGTCGGCGACTCGGCCGGTTTCCTCAACGGCATGCGGCTCAAAGGCATCCACCTCGGCATGAAGTCCGGCATGCTCGCCGCCGAGACAATCTGGGATGCATTGCAAGCCGGTTCGTTCGATGCCGCGACGCTCTCGTCGTTCGAGCGCCGCTTCAAGAAGTCGTGGGCGTATAAGGAGCTGCGCACCGCCCGGAACTTCCATCAAGGCTTCAGCAAAGGGCTGCTCTCCGGGCTGCTCAACGCCGGCCTCGCGACGTTTACCGGCGGCGCGGGCTTCGGCTTCATCGAGAAACTCCCCAGCGAGCCGGGGTACGAACGCATGGCGAAGATGGGCTGGGAGCCGCCGCTCACGCCGCGCGCGAAGATCGACAACGTGCTGACGTTCGACAAGCTGACCGACGTCTACAACAGCGGAACGATGCACGAAGAGAACCAGCCCTGTCATCTGATCGTCGCCGACACGGACATCTGCCGCGATCGTTGCACTTCCGAGTACGGCAATCCGTGCCGCTACTTCTGCCCCGCCGCGGTCTACGAGCCGCTCTTCGAGCGCGCCGACGGCGGCTTCACCGGACGGCTGCAGATCAACTTCACGAACTGCGTGCATTGTAAGACCTGCGACATCGCCGATCCCTACCAGATCATCACGTGGGTGCCGCCGCAGGGCGGTGAGGGCCCGGTCTACACCGGAATGTAG
- a CDS encoding beta-eliminating lyase-related protein: protein MNGSARRSFCSDNYAPAAPEIVRAIADANAGDAAAYGDDAWTARAIARFKEHFGDATEVYLTFNGTGANVTALSSLLRPWEAVLAPASAHLQTDECGALERFNGSKVIPIPTGDGKLRPADLEPYTHAAGVVHFPQPRAVSISQATEFGGVYERDEIRELAAFAHGHGLILHVDGARLANAAVALGATLREASADLGVDVLSFGGTKNGLLLGEAVCFFNPALHAGAAPFVQKQAMQLASKMRYVAAQFDALLSEGRWSRYASHANEMARLLHERVAKIGGVRVTRPVRCNAVFATLDRGAVERLQREYSFYVFDESLPEVRWMTHWATTPQDVDEFAKAIERASG from the coding sequence ATGAACGGCTCAGCGCGACGCAGCTTCTGCAGCGACAACTACGCACCGGCGGCGCCGGAGATCGTACGAGCGATCGCGGACGCCAACGCCGGCGATGCCGCCGCGTACGGCGACGACGCGTGGACGGCCCGCGCGATCGCTCGTTTCAAAGAGCACTTCGGCGACGCGACGGAAGTCTATCTCACGTTCAACGGAACCGGCGCCAACGTCACCGCGCTCAGTTCCTTGCTGCGGCCTTGGGAGGCCGTTCTCGCCCCCGCAAGCGCGCATCTCCAAACCGACGAGTGCGGCGCGCTCGAGCGTTTCAACGGCTCCAAAGTAATTCCGATCCCGACCGGCGACGGCAAACTGCGGCCGGCCGATCTCGAACCGTACACGCACGCCGCGGGCGTCGTCCACTTCCCACAGCCGCGCGCGGTTTCGATCTCGCAGGCGACCGAGTTCGGCGGCGTCTACGAACGCGACGAGATCCGTGAGCTCGCCGCGTTCGCGCACGGTCACGGCCTCATCCTACACGTTGACGGCGCGCGCCTCGCGAACGCCGCCGTCGCGCTCGGCGCGACGCTGCGCGAGGCAAGCGCCGATCTCGGCGTCGACGTGCTGAGCTTCGGCGGCACGAAGAATGGGCTCTTGCTCGGCGAGGCGGTCTGCTTCTTCAATCCCGCCCTGCACGCCGGCGCCGCGCCGTTCGTACAGAAGCAGGCGATGCAGTTGGCATCGAAGATGCGCTACGTCGCGGCCCAGTTCGACGCACTGCTCTCCGAGGGCCGCTGGTCGCGTTACGCGTCGCACGCGAACGAGATGGCCCGGCTCCTCCACGAACGCGTCGCGAAGATCGGGGGCGTGCGCGTAACCCGCCCGGTTCGCTGCAACGCGGTCTTTGCGACGCTCGATCGCGGCGCGGTCGAACGCCTGCAGCGCGAGTACTCGTTCTACGTCTTCGACGAATCACTCCCCGAGGTGCGCTGGATGACGCACTGGGCCACGACGCCGCAGGACGTCGACGAGTTCGCGAAGGCCATCGAACGCGCTAGCGGATAA
- a CDS encoding pyridoxal-phosphate dependent enzyme, producing MSDAVRPIDLASIEAARERIRGTIVRTPLVRLEMGPGYPDVRLKLENLQPINAYKLRGAANAVAALDPGERAGGVWTISAGNAGQGVAYAARSAGVPCTVVAIETAPEAKLERMRALGARLVLAPYDVCWNALDDRAYPGVEGTFIHPFDDDNFIAGHATMGLEILEDAPDTVAVIAAIGGGGLITGLGSAVRALKPAINVWGAEPETAAPVAASFAAGSPQTFDGWTASFVDGAGGQSAFPRMWERMQAVVDGVIVVTLDEVRAAMRLMAEKVRVISEGAGALGLAAALTGKAGDGPIVAIVSGGNIDLEKFSELIR from the coding sequence ATGAGCGACGCCGTCCGCCCGATCGACCTGGCATCCATCGAGGCCGCGCGCGAGCGCATACGCGGGACCATCGTGCGCACGCCGCTCGTGCGTCTGGAGATGGGCCCGGGTTATCCCGACGTGCGGCTCAAGTTAGAGAACCTCCAGCCGATCAACGCCTACAAGCTTCGCGGCGCCGCAAACGCCGTCGCCGCGCTCGATCCCGGCGAACGCGCCGGCGGCGTCTGGACGATCAGCGCGGGAAATGCCGGCCAAGGCGTCGCGTACGCCGCGCGCAGCGCGGGCGTCCCGTGCACGGTCGTTGCGATCGAAACCGCGCCGGAGGCGAAGCTCGAACGCATGCGCGCGCTCGGAGCTCGGCTCGTTCTCGCCCCGTACGACGTCTGTTGGAATGCGCTGGACGACCGCGCCTATCCGGGCGTCGAAGGAACGTTCATCCATCCGTTCGACGACGACAACTTCATCGCCGGACACGCGACGATGGGGCTCGAGATACTCGAGGACGCGCCGGATACGGTCGCCGTCATCGCCGCGATTGGAGGCGGCGGATTGATCACGGGTCTCGGCAGCGCCGTGCGCGCGCTCAAGCCCGCGATCAACGTCTGGGGCGCCGAACCCGAGACCGCCGCGCCGGTGGCCGCATCGTTCGCGGCGGGTTCGCCGCAGACGTTCGACGGCTGGACCGCGTCGTTCGTCGACGGCGCGGGTGGCCAGAGCGCATTTCCGCGGATGTGGGAGCGGATGCAGGCCGTCGTGGACGGCGTTATCGTCGTTACGCTCGACGAGGTGCGCGCCGCGATGCGCCTCATGGCGGAGAAGGTTCGCGTCATCTCGGAGGGCGCCGGAGCGCTCGGGCTCGCGGCCGCGCTTACCGGCAAAGCGGGCGACGGTCCGATCGTCGCGATCGTCTCCGGCGGCAACATCGACCTCGAAAAGTTTAGCGAACTTATCCGCTAG
- a CDS encoding FAD-dependent oxidoreductase, with amino-acid sequence MGGSDVRRYVIVGNGFAGTTAAEQLRKHDPACEITLFGDEPYTLYNRISLPPMLRKQIPEAKVMIRNLAWHEEHRIALHLRTRVDRIVPQERIVEAAGTSYPYDALLVATGGRPNPIGKPGSEGAANIFPFQYLDDTRAISEQIDRSRAAVAIGGSFIAYELAEAFSSRGLETHWLMRGPRGLHRIIDEEAGALLHEAAAADGVHMHYGEEVEEFVRSNGAITKVRTSQGAEIAAECYAYGFGLTMNTEVCDGSGIETSKNGILCDDHLETNVKGIYAAGDVADFYDPILEIRYRMGTWNNAGAHGKVVALNMMGGSEKYHDVPEYSSLLFKGQTITQFGLGTDLRSDLEIARKIDREKKWYRALFFWEERLVGGLMLGKGNRAGKRKYVEAIKSKQRFPKPEWEAMLDWTA; translated from the coding sequence GTGGGCGGCTCGGACGTTCGCAGGTACGTCATCGTCGGCAACGGCTTCGCCGGAACGACGGCCGCCGAGCAGCTGCGCAAGCACGATCCGGCCTGCGAGATCACGCTCTTCGGAGACGAGCCCTACACGCTCTACAACCGGATCTCCCTCCCGCCGATGCTGCGCAAACAGATTCCCGAAGCGAAGGTGATGATCCGCAACCTCGCGTGGCACGAGGAGCATCGCATCGCCCTGCACCTGCGGACGCGGGTGGATCGCATCGTTCCGCAAGAGCGAATCGTGGAAGCGGCGGGCACGTCGTATCCCTACGACGCACTGCTCGTCGCGACCGGCGGCCGCCCCAATCCGATCGGCAAGCCCGGGTCAGAGGGCGCCGCGAACATCTTTCCCTTCCAATATCTCGACGATACGCGCGCGATCTCGGAGCAGATCGACCGCAGCCGCGCCGCCGTCGCGATCGGCGGTTCGTTCATCGCGTACGAGCTCGCCGAGGCGTTCTCGTCCCGCGGGCTTGAGACGCACTGGCTGATGCGCGGGCCGCGCGGTCTCCATCGCATCATTGACGAAGAGGCGGGCGCGCTGCTCCACGAGGCCGCTGCGGCCGACGGCGTGCACATGCATTACGGCGAAGAGGTCGAGGAGTTCGTGCGCTCCAACGGCGCGATTACAAAAGTGCGAACCAGCCAAGGCGCCGAGATTGCGGCCGAGTGCTACGCGTACGGCTTCGGCTTGACGATGAACACCGAGGTCTGCGACGGCTCGGGGATCGAGACGAGCAAGAACGGCATCCTCTGCGACGATCACCTCGAGACGAACGTCAAGGGCATCTACGCCGCCGGCGACGTCGCCGATTTCTACGATCCGATTCTCGAGATTCGCTACCGCATGGGAACGTGGAACAACGCCGGCGCGCACGGCAAAGTCGTCGCGCTCAACATGATGGGCGGGAGCGAGAAGTACCACGACGTGCCCGAGTATTCGTCGCTGCTCTTCAAGGGACAGACGATCACGCAGTTCGGCCTCGGAACGGATCTGCGTTCGGATCTCGAGATCGCGCGGAAGATCGACCGCGAGAAGAAGTGGTACCGCGCACTCTTCTTCTGGGAGGAGCGTCTCGTCGGCGGCTTGATGCTCGGCAAAGGCAACCGCGCCGGCAAGCGCAAGTACGTCGAAGCGATCAAATCGAAGCAGCGCTTTCCCAAGCCCGAATGGGAAGCGATGCTCGACTGGACGGCATGA